A DNA window from Stutzerimonas stutzeri contains the following coding sequences:
- the hflD gene encoding high frequency lysogenization protein HflD, whose protein sequence is MKSVDEQLIALGAVFEAATLVDRIARTGQLPNASLGCMLGSLLARNPQTTLEIYGGDDLNLRDGYRALVGALERDSSTLQREPLRYALAMIGLERQLDKRDDMLQVIGSRLDQIQQQVEHFGITHENVVASFGGLYQDTLSTFRQRIQVQGDMRHLQQTDNAAKIRALLLSGIRSARLWRQLGGHRWQLIFSRRKLLDALYPRVRSTQSEDH, encoded by the coding sequence ATGAAGTCCGTGGACGAGCAGCTCATCGCACTCGGCGCAGTTTTCGAAGCCGCAACGCTGGTGGATCGCATCGCTCGCACCGGTCAGCTGCCGAACGCCTCGCTCGGCTGCATGCTCGGCAGCCTGCTGGCACGCAACCCGCAAACCACGCTGGAAATCTACGGCGGCGATGATCTCAACCTGCGTGACGGCTACCGCGCACTGGTTGGCGCACTGGAGCGCGACAGCAGCACGCTGCAGCGAGAACCACTGCGTTATGCGCTGGCGATGATCGGCCTGGAACGCCAACTGGACAAGCGCGATGACATGCTCCAGGTCATCGGCAGCCGGCTGGACCAGATTCAGCAGCAAGTCGAGCATTTCGGCATTACCCACGAAAATGTCGTCGCCTCGTTCGGTGGCCTGTACCAAGACACCTTGAGCACCTTCCGTCAGCGCATCCAGGTCCAGGGCGACATGCGCCACCTGCAGCAAACCGATAATGCTGCCAAGATTCGCGCCCTGCTGCTGTCCGGCATCCGTTCGGCGCGCCTCTGGCGCCAGCTCGGCGGGCATCGCTGGCAGCTGATCTTCAGCCGTCGCAAACTGCTCGACGCGCTCTATCCGCGCGTTCGCTCCACCCAGAGCGAAGACCATTAA
- the mnmA gene encoding tRNA 2-thiouridine(34) synthase MnmA → MSVTPLTAPEKTRVIVGMSGGVDSSVSALLLLEQGYQVEGLFMKNWEEDDGTEYCTAKEDLADAQAVCDRIGIKLHTANFAAEYWDNVFEHFLAEYKAGRTPNPDILCNREIKFKAFLEYALMLGADLIATGHYVRRRDLNGRSELLKGLDPNKDQSYFLHAVGGDQLSKTLFPVGELEKPEVRAIAEKYDLATAKKKDSTGICFIGERRFSDFLKQYLPAQPGNIETIDGEVIGRHHGLMYHTIGQRQGLGIGGLKDASDEPWYVLSKDLQRNVLVVGQGNDHPWLFSRALLASDIYWVNPIDLSAPLKLTAKVRYRQGDQACTLEKTANGYRALFEAPQRAVTPGQSVVFYDGDVCLGGGVIEQAEPWFEGRP, encoded by the coding sequence ATGTCTGTAACGCCCTTAACCGCCCCGGAAAAAACTCGCGTAATCGTCGGCATGTCCGGCGGAGTGGACTCTTCCGTTTCGGCCCTTCTGCTTCTCGAGCAGGGCTATCAGGTCGAAGGCCTGTTTATGAAGAACTGGGAAGAGGACGACGGCACGGAATACTGCACCGCCAAGGAGGACCTGGCCGATGCCCAAGCCGTCTGCGACCGGATCGGCATCAAGCTGCACACAGCCAACTTCGCCGCAGAGTACTGGGATAACGTCTTCGAACACTTCCTTGCCGAGTACAAGGCTGGGCGGACACCTAATCCGGACATCCTTTGCAATCGCGAAATCAAATTCAAGGCATTCCTCGAATACGCACTGATGCTCGGGGCTGACCTGATCGCTACCGGCCATTATGTGCGGCGCAGGGACCTGAATGGGCGCAGCGAGCTGCTCAAAGGGCTGGACCCGAACAAGGACCAGAGCTACTTCCTCCATGCGGTTGGCGGCGACCAGCTGAGCAAGACGCTGTTTCCAGTTGGCGAACTGGAAAAGCCCGAAGTACGCGCAATCGCAGAAAAGTACGACCTCGCCACGGCGAAAAAGAAGGATTCCACTGGTATCTGCTTCATCGGCGAGCGACGCTTCAGTGACTTTCTCAAACAGTACCTACCGGCGCAGCCGGGCAACATCGAAACCATTGACGGCGAAGTGATCGGCCGCCACCACGGCCTCATGTATCACACCATCGGGCAGCGTCAGGGCCTGGGCATAGGCGGCCTGAAAGATGCCTCGGACGAGCCGTGGTACGTCCTGAGCAAGGACCTGCAGCGCAATGTACTGGTGGTCGGCCAGGGCAATGATCATCCGTGGCTGTTTTCCCGCGCCCTACTGGCATCCGATATCTACTGGGTGAACCCCATCGACCTCAGCGCCCCGCTCAAGCTGACCGCCAAGGTTCGCTATCGTCAGGGCGATCAAGCCTGCACACTGGAAAAAACAGCGAATGGTTATCGCGCGCTGTTCGAAGCGCCGCAGCGGGCCGTGACGCCTGGCCAGTCGGTCGTGTTCTACGACGGCGATGTGTGCCTGGGTGGCGGCGTGATCGAACAGGCCGAACCTTGGTTCGAGGGCCGCCCATGA
- a CDS encoding NUDIX hydrolase, whose protein sequence is MDWQPHITVATVIENQGRFLLVEELKAGRLVLNQPAGHLEANENLREAAVRETLEETGWEVELTGVVGIYLYTAPSNGVTYQRVCFAAKALRHDPQRTLDDGIVAALWLSREELAEQPERWRSELVPRCIDDYLEGPLHSLDVIRN, encoded by the coding sequence ATGGATTGGCAACCACACATCACCGTCGCAACCGTGATCGAAAACCAGGGCCGCTTCCTATTGGTAGAAGAACTCAAGGCCGGCCGGTTGGTACTTAATCAGCCTGCCGGCCATCTGGAAGCCAACGAGAATCTGCGCGAGGCCGCGGTACGGGAAACGCTGGAAGAAACCGGCTGGGAGGTCGAGCTCACGGGCGTCGTCGGTATCTACCTATACACGGCTCCGAGTAATGGCGTGACCTATCAGCGCGTGTGCTTCGCTGCCAAAGCCCTGCGGCATGACCCACAGCGCACGCTCGATGACGGCATCGTCGCGGCTCTATGGCTGAGCCGTGAAGAGCTGGCTGAGCAGCCTGAACGCTGGCGTAGCGAGCTGGTACCCCGCTGCATCGATGACTACCTGGAGGGCCCGCTGCATTCGCTTGACGTGATTCGCAACTGA
- a CDS encoding NADP-dependent isocitrate dehydrogenase — protein sequence MSTPSKIIYTFTDEAPALATYSLLPIVEAFAASADIAVETRDISLAGRILASFADQLEAEKKVDDDLAKLAELTVQPDANIIKLPNISASVPQLKAAIAELQALGFGIPNFPEDPQTEAEKDVRARYSKVLGSAVNPVLREGNSDRRAPAAVKAYARKHPHSMGKWSKASQSHADYMRGGDFFSSEQSVTMDKAGDVRIEFVGKDGKVEVKKQLALQEGEVLDGMFMSCNKLRAFFEETLQDCKETNVMWSLHVKATMMKISHPIVFGHAVSVYYKDVFDKYGELFKELGVNPNNGISSVYDKIKSLPASQQEEILHDIHEVYSHRPEMAMVDSVKGITNLHIPSDVIVDASMPAMIRNSGQMWGKDGKQKDTKAVMPESTYARIYQEMINFCKTNGAFDPVTMGSVPNVGLMAQKAEEYGSHDKTFEMQADGTMRVVLADGTVLMQHEVEKGDIWRACQTKDAPIRDWVKLAVTRARQSDTPAIFWLDPERAHDLQLQKKVEAYLQDHDLSGLDIRIMGYNEAIRVSMERMIRGQDTISVTGNVLRDYLTDLFPIMELGTSAKMLSIVPLMAGGGMYETGAGGSAPKHVQQLVEENYLRWDSLGEFLAIAVSLEETGIKTGNNKAKILGKTLDQATGKLLDNNKSPARKVGQLDNRGSHFYLALYWAQALAAQDEDAELKAHFTPMAKQLTEQEATIVAELAEVQGKPVDIGGYYRSNPELTSKVMRPSATFNATLAALNA from the coding sequence ATGTCCACCCCCTCGAAGATCATCTATACCTTCACCGACGAAGCTCCAGCCCTGGCCACCTATTCGCTTCTTCCAATTGTAGAAGCCTTCGCAGCCTCCGCTGACATAGCCGTCGAAACACGCGACATCTCTCTTGCAGGGCGCATTCTTGCGAGCTTTGCCGACCAACTGGAAGCGGAAAAGAAAGTCGACGACGACCTGGCCAAGCTGGCCGAGCTGACAGTCCAGCCGGATGCCAACATCATCAAGCTGCCGAACATCAGCGCCTCCGTACCGCAGCTCAAGGCAGCCATCGCCGAGCTGCAAGCCCTCGGCTTCGGCATCCCCAACTTCCCGGAAGATCCGCAAACCGAAGCGGAGAAAGACGTGCGCGCTCGTTACAGCAAGGTCCTCGGCAGCGCCGTGAACCCTGTACTGCGTGAAGGCAACTCTGATCGCCGCGCGCCAGCCGCCGTCAAAGCCTATGCCCGCAAGCACCCGCATTCCATGGGCAAGTGGAGCAAGGCTTCGCAGTCCCACGCCGACTACATGCGCGGCGGCGACTTCTTCTCCAGCGAACAGTCCGTCACCATGGACAAAGCCGGTGACGTGCGCATCGAGTTCGTCGGCAAGGACGGCAAGGTCGAAGTCAAGAAGCAGCTCGCCCTACAAGAAGGCGAAGTACTCGACGGCATGTTCATGAGCTGCAACAAGCTGCGTGCGTTCTTCGAAGAAACGCTGCAGGACTGCAAAGAGACCAACGTGATGTGGTCGCTGCACGTCAAGGCCACCATGATGAAGATCTCGCACCCGATCGTCTTTGGCCATGCGGTCAGCGTTTACTACAAGGACGTGTTCGACAAGTACGGCGAGCTATTCAAAGAGCTGGGCGTCAACCCGAACAACGGCATCAGCAGCGTCTACGACAAGATCAAGTCCCTGCCCGCTTCGCAGCAGGAAGAAATCCTGCACGATATCCATGAGGTCTACAGCCACCGCCCGGAAATGGCGATGGTCGATTCGGTCAAGGGCATTACCAACCTGCACATCCCGAGCGACGTAATCGTCGACGCCTCGATGCCGGCAATGATCCGCAACTCTGGTCAGATGTGGGGCAAAGACGGCAAGCAGAAGGACACCAAGGCGGTGATGCCGGAAAGCACCTACGCCCGCATCTATCAAGAGATGATCAACTTCTGCAAAACCAACGGCGCTTTCGATCCGGTCACCATGGGCAGCGTGCCGAACGTTGGCCTGATGGCACAGAAGGCCGAGGAATACGGCTCGCATGACAAGACCTTTGAGATGCAGGCCGACGGCACCATGCGCGTAGTCTTGGCCGATGGCACCGTGTTGATGCAGCATGAAGTCGAGAAAGGCGATATCTGGCGCGCCTGTCAGACCAAGGACGCCCCGATCCGCGACTGGGTCAAGCTGGCCGTCACCCGTGCTCGCCAGTCGGACACTCCGGCGATCTTCTGGCTTGACCCGGAGCGCGCCCACGATCTTCAGCTGCAGAAGAAAGTAGAAGCCTATCTTCAGGATCACGACCTGAGCGGCCTGGACATCCGCATCATGGGTTACAACGAAGCCATTCGCGTCAGCATGGAGCGCATGATCCGCGGTCAGGACACTATTTCGGTGACCGGCAATGTGCTGCGCGACTACCTGACCGACCTGTTCCCGATCATGGAGTTGGGCACCTCGGCGAAGATGCTCTCCATCGTTCCGCTGATGGCGGGCGGCGGAATGTACGAAACCGGTGCGGGCGGCTCCGCACCGAAGCACGTACAGCAGCTGGTCGAAGAAAACTACCTGCGCTGGGACTCGCTCGGCGAGTTTCTGGCGATAGCGGTTTCTCTGGAAGAAACAGGTATCAAGACCGGCAACAACAAGGCCAAGATCCTTGGCAAGACGCTCGATCAGGCAACCGGCAAGCTGTTGGACAACAACAAGTCCCCGGCCCGCAAAGTTGGTCAGCTGGACAACCGTGGCAGCCACTTCTACCTGGCGCTCTACTGGGCCCAGGCCCTTGCCGCGCAGGACGAAGACGCCGAACTGAAGGCCCACTTCACTCCAATGGCCAAGCAGTTGACCGAACAGGAAGCGACCATTGTCGCCGAACTGGCTGAGGTGCAGGGCAAGCCGGTAGATATCGGTGGTTACTACCGTTCCAATCCGGAACTGACCAGCAAGGTCATGCGCCCAAGCGCGACCTTCAACGCGACGCTGGCTGCGCTGAACGCCTGA
- the icd gene encoding NADP-dependent isocitrate dehydrogenase has translation MGYQKIQVPSSGDKITVNADNTLNVPNNPIIPYIEGDGIGVDISPVMIKVVDAAVQKAYGGQRKIAWMEIYAGEKATQVYDQDTWLPKETLEAVRDYVVSIKGPLTTPVGGGIRSLNVALRQELDLYVCQRPVRWFTGVPSPVKKPGDVDMVIFRENSEDIYAGVEWKAGSPEAEKVIKFLTEEMGVKKIRFTENCGIGVKPVSLEGTKRLVRKALQYAVDNDRSSVTIVHKGNIMKFTEGAFKEWGYEVARDEFGAELLDGGPWMQFKNPNTGKNVVVKDAIADAMLQQILLRPAEYDVIATLNLNGDYLSDALAAEVGGIGIAPGANLSDTIAMFEATHGTAPKYAGQDKVNPGSLILSAEMMLRHMGWVEAADLIIKSTESAIAAKTVTYDFERLMDGAKLMSCSQFGDAMISHM, from the coding sequence ATGGGATACCAAAAGATCCAGGTGCCATCCAGCGGTGACAAAATTACCGTTAATGCCGATAACACCCTGAACGTCCCCAATAATCCGATCATTCCTTATATAGAGGGGGACGGTATCGGTGTCGATATCAGCCCGGTGATGATCAAGGTCGTGGATGCGGCTGTTCAGAAGGCCTATGGCGGCCAACGCAAGATTGCCTGGATGGAAATCTACGCAGGCGAGAAGGCGACGCAGGTCTACGATCAGGACACCTGGTTGCCGAAGGAAACCCTGGAAGCGGTCCGCGATTACGTGGTGTCAATCAAAGGCCCGCTGACGACCCCAGTTGGTGGCGGTATCCGCTCGTTGAACGTTGCGCTGCGTCAGGAACTCGATCTTTACGTATGTCAGCGCCCGGTTCGCTGGTTCACAGGCGTGCCGAGTCCGGTCAAGAAGCCGGGCGATGTGGATATGGTGATCTTCCGCGAGAACTCTGAAGACATCTATGCTGGTGTCGAGTGGAAGGCGGGTTCCCCAGAAGCAGAAAAAGTCATCAAGTTCCTCACCGAGGAAATGGGTGTCAAGAAGATCCGCTTCACTGAAAATTGTGGCATTGGCGTCAAGCCGGTTTCCCTTGAAGGCACCAAGCGACTGGTTCGTAAGGCCCTGCAATACGCCGTCGACAATGACCGTAGCTCGGTCACCATCGTTCACAAAGGCAACATCATGAAGTTCACCGAAGGTGCCTTCAAGGAGTGGGGCTACGAGGTAGCGCGCGATGAGTTCGGCGCTGAGTTGCTGGACGGTGGCCCATGGATGCAATTCAAGAACCCGAATACCGGCAAGAACGTCGTCGTTAAGGACGCTATTGCTGATGCCATGCTGCAACAGATTTTGCTACGACCGGCTGAGTACGATGTAATCGCCACGCTCAACCTAAATGGTGACTATCTGTCAGATGCTCTGGCTGCCGAGGTGGGTGGTATCGGTATTGCTCCGGGAGCGAACCTGTCTGACACCATTGCCATGTTCGAAGCGACGCACGGCACCGCGCCGAAATACGCCGGTCAGGACAAGGTCAACCCAGGTTCTTTGATTCTTTCCGCCGAGATGATGCTGCGTCACATGGGCTGGGTAGAAGCTGCTGACCTAATCATCAAATCGACCGAAAGCGCGATCGCAGCCAAGACCGTGACCTACGATTTCGAGCGTTTGATGGACGGCGCTAAGCTGATGTCCTGCTCGCAATTCGGCGACGCGATGATCAGCCATATGTAA
- the cspD gene encoding cold shock domain-containing protein CspD, with translation MLSGKVKWFNNAKGYGFIVADGGDEDLFAHYSAIQMEGYRTLKAGQAVMFNILQGPKGLHAIDIRPQQALSEATTPVAAQDVSTVDA, from the coding sequence ATGCTAAGCGGTAAGGTCAAGTGGTTCAACAACGCCAAAGGTTACGGCTTCATCGTAGCAGACGGCGGCGATGAGGACCTGTTCGCCCACTACTCGGCCATCCAGATGGAAGGCTACCGAACTCTGAAAGCTGGGCAAGCAGTCATGTTCAATATCCTGCAGGGTCCGAAAGGCCTTCACGCAATCGACATCAGGCCTCAGCAGGCCCTGTCTGAAGCGACGACCCCTGTAGCTGCCCAAGACGTCTCTACGGTAGACGCCTGA
- the clpS gene encoding ATP-dependent Clp protease adapter ClpS encodes MHAFAQIRLTFNQDRPLEDEDDASGLAVQEAKPELKAPPMYRVVMFNDDYTPMDFVVEVLEGIFNHSREQATKIMLAVHTEGQAVCGLYTRDVAETKAMQVNQYARECQHPLLCEIEKDG; translated from the coding sequence ATGCATGCATTTGCTCAGATTCGACTAACATTCAATCAGGATCGGCCTTTAGAGGACGAAGACGACGCGTCTGGTCTCGCTGTTCAGGAGGCCAAGCCGGAGCTGAAGGCACCACCGATGTATAGAGTTGTCATGTTCAATGATGACTACACGCCGATGGATTTCGTCGTCGAGGTGCTGGAAGGCATTTTCAATCACAGCAGGGAGCAGGCCACCAAGATCATGCTGGCCGTCCATACCGAGGGGCAGGCAGTCTGCGGGCTATATACCCGTGACGTGGCCGAAACCAAAGCGATGCAAGTGAATCAATATGCAAGGGAATGCCAGCACCCGCTGCTTTGTGAGATCGAGAAGGACGGTTAA